A window of Halopseudomonas sabulinigri genomic DNA:
GGAGGACCTTAGGCTGGCTTTGTGTCTGTTCTGTGACATCCATCCGCTGCAGCCGCAAGGATCGCGGTTTTTACGTGAACATCAGCGCAGGTTGAGCTATTAACACCCCCATTCGCGCTGCTTGGCTGGCTTGAAACGCCGTGTTTATGGCCCGTTACCAATTCTGGACGAGCAATATCCAGCCGTCGCCGCATTCAGGCTGAGCTGAAATGACCCCCGGCGCTGAAACCTCGCTGTCATGTTCTTCTGCTGAGCTTGCCTGCAGTTACCCCAAGGAACGCTGGCCCTATGTCGACCATGTTTGCGCTTCACCGATTCAAACTGCTGGCGCTGTTGCTGCTGGCCAATGGCGGTGCGCTGCTCTACCTGAGCCTCGGCGACCTAAAGCCAATGGCGATCTGGTCCTGGACCGATATTGCCGGGGAGGGCGGATCGGCCTTGCTGGTGCTGGTGTGGGCAGGCTTGTTACTCAAGGGGAGGCCGGCAGGGCGCGTTACCAATCTGCTGTTTTTTGGCCTGGCCTGCTTGTTCTTTTCGCTGTGGATGGACAGTCTGGACGAGTTCATCGCCTTGCCCGAAAGCCTGACCCTGGATCACTGGCTGGAGTCGGCGCCGATGCCGCTGGGCTTTGCATTGCTCACGCTGGGGATCTACCACTGGCATTGTGAACAACTGGCGATCAGCGCGCAGATGATCAACCGCGAACGCCATTTCCGAGAACATCGGCTGTTCGATAAGGTGACTCCGCTCGGCGATGCCGGGTATTTCCGCCGGCAATTGCAGCAGGCGCTACCGGCTGCGCAGGCCAACAGTGAGCCGCTGTCGCTGGTCATGCTGGATATCGACGATTTCAGTGCAATCAATCGCTCCTATGGCCACCGTGAGGGGGACCGTGTACTGCAGTTGGTCGCGCAACAGATACTGCTCAACCTGCGCAGCCACGATCTGTTATGCCGTCTGGCCGGGGACAGGTTTATTGTATTGCTGCCGGCTACACTGGAAGCGCAAGCGCTGACCCTGGCGCAGGAGCTGCAGCAGTCGATTGCGCATCTGGCGTTGAAAAGCGCGGGGCAGGGCGAACGATTGCAGCTGCGGGCGACCACGGTCGCGCTGATGGCGCGGCAGGAAGAGGCCGACGCCTTGCTCAAGCGCTTGAACATTGTCATGGCGCGGGCCAAACAGGCGCCTCAGTTGCGGCAAGCGCAGGTATGAGCACGGCTGTCTGGCTGGACAGCGAAGCGCGCTTCATTGCCGCGCGCGGGCAGCCGGCCTGTCTGATCGATCTGGCGCTGTCGCGTGGCATCGACAGCCACCGCTTGCTCAAGGGCACCGGGCTATTCTACGAGGATCTCCTGGAGCATGACCCGCTGATCACTGCGCGTCAGTTTCACCGCCTGATCGACAACGCCCGGCAACTACTGGCGGCGGATGACAGCGCTTTTCTGTTCGGTCAGCAATTGCTCCCCGGACACTATGGCGCGACCAGCAACCTGTTGTTGCAGGCCGATACAGTGCTGCAAGCGCTGCAACAGCTGCAGCGCTTCAAGGCGCTGTTGAGCCCGCTGTGCGCGCCGGTGATAAGGATCGACGAACAATCGTTGTATCTGTATTGGCTGGACAGTTTTGATAGCGGCAAGAACCGGCAGTTTATGGTGGACGCCAGCATGACTGCTGTGACGGCGCTGTGCCGCCAGGTCTGCGGCCACGCGTTGCCCTGGCAATACCATCTGATGCAGGCCGAGCCGGTCTACGTAGAGCAGTATTGGGTGCATCTGGGCGAGCACCTGCACTTCAACAGCCCTACCAGCTTCATGCGCTTGCCGCGAGAGCATCTGATTACGCGCGCCGGTCAGGCTTCAGCTGTATTGGGGCGCATTGCCGAACAGCAAAGCCTGCAACAGCTAAGCGCGCTAACCGCGCCGCAGAGTTTGACCGACGGCCTGTTCGACTACTTGTGCGAGCACATTTCCGGGCTGGCCGGGTTGGAGCAGGTAGCGGCGGACTTTGCTATGAGCGCTGCGACCTTCAAGCGCAGGCTGCAACGGGAGGGGACGCACTTCCAGGCGCAGCTTGACCGGGCACGCACGCTTATAGCGACAGATCTGTATTTGCGACGGGGGTTCAGCAACGAGGCGGTGGCGAGCTATTTACACTTCAATGATCGCACCAACTTCAGGCGCTTTCTCAAGCGCCTGACGGGCAGGTCACCCAATGATCTCAGACAATTTCTTGGCCACTGAAGCTTTTAAAATCAAAGCCTTGCGGCGGTTACTTCAAGCGCCTTTCAATGCCCATTTGCATCAGGATCTTGGCAGAAATTTCTTCTACGGAGAAATGGGTGGAGTTGATATAGGGGATGTTTTCCTTGCGGAACAGGTTCTCGACCTCGCGCACTTCAAACTCGCACTGGGCAAAGCTGGAATAGCGACTATTGGGGCGGCGCTCGTTGCGAATGCCGGCCAACCGCTCCGCGTCGATGGTCAGGCCAAACAGTTTGGCCTTGTTCTGCTTGAGCGCCTTGGGCAGCTGCAGGCTTTCCATATCGTCTTCGGTCAGCGGGTAATTGGCCGCGCGAATACCATACTGCAGAGCCATATACAGGCAGCTGGGCGTCTTGCCGCAGCGCGATACGCCAACCAGAATGATATCCGCCTGGGCATAGTGGTGGGTGCGGGCGCCGTCATCGTTGTCCATGGCGTAATGCACCGCATCAATACGGTCCTTGTAGTGGGTGTTGTGCTGGATGGAATGGGTTTTGCCCACCGAGTACGAGGAGCCGTCACCCAGTTCCTGCTCCAGCGGCGCCAGAAAGGTCGAGAAGATATCAATCATATAGCCGCTGGACTTGGCCAGTTCCTGGCGGATTTCATTGTTGACGACGGTATCAAAAATGATCGGCCGCGCCGCATCCTTCTCGGCAGCGGCATTGATTTGTTGTACCATGTCTCGCGCTTTTTCCACGGTATCGACGTAGGGTCGCAGCAGCTTGATAAACTGAATGTTTTCAAACTGTGCCAGCAGGCTCTGACCCAGAGTTTCGGCGGTGATGCCGGTGCCATCAGAAATGAAAAAAGCAGTGCGTTTCATTCGCGAAGCCTTAAGATGTCGTATTCCATGGAGAGCGTGGTTGTGAGCTCAGGCCCGGCACACTCGTAAAAGACGGCATTGTGGCGCATTTGTTTCGGGCAAACCAGTCGTGCCCGTGCGGTCGCCGACTAATTCATTGATTGACGGAGAGATCACCTTGTTAGAGTACGTAGTGTCCTTCGAGCAGCTGGGTGTTGATGATGTAGAACGGGTCGGGGGCAAGAACGCTTCCCTTGGCGAGATGATCAGCAACCTGGCTAACGCCGGCGTTTCGGTTCCCGGCGGCTTTGCCACCACTGCAGACGCCTATCGCGAGTTTCTCGAGCAAAGTGGTCTGAATGATCGCATCAATGCGGCGCTGGACAAGCTGGACGTCGACGACGTCAACGCCCTGGCCCAGACTGGCGCGCAGATTCGCCAGTGGATCATGGACGCGGACTTCCCGCCAGCACTCGATAAAGCCATCCGCGACGAATTTGCCAAGCTCTCCGACGGCAATCCGAATCTGGCCGTTGCGGTACGTTCCTCGGCTACCGCAGAGGATTTGCCCGATGCTTCCTTTGCCGGCCAGCAGGAGACCTTCCTGAACATCCGCGGCGTCGACAACGTCATTTATGCTGCCAAGGAAGTCTTCGCTTCTCTCTTTAACGACCGTGCTATCTCCTATCGTGTACACCAGGGCTTCGACCACAAACTGGTCGCCTTGTCCGCCGGTGTGCAGCGCATGGTGCGCTCCGAAACCGGCACGGCTGGCGTGATGTTTACCCTGGATACAGAATCCGGTTTCCGTGACGTGGTATTCATCACCGGCGCTTACGGTCTGGGTGAAACCGTGGTGCAGGGCGCGGTCAACCCCGACGAGTTTTATGTGCACAAGCCCACGCTGGCAGCAGGTCGTCCTTCAATCCTGCGCCGCAACCTGGGTAGCAAAGCCATCAAGATGATCTACGGCGACGAAGCCAAGGCAGGCCGTTCGGTCAAGACGGTCGATGTTGACCTGGCCGAGCGCAGCCGCTTCTGCCTGAGCGACGCAGAAATCGTCAACCTGTCCAAGCAGGCCGTGATCATCGAGCAGCACTACGGCCGCCCGATGGACATCGAGTGGGCCAAAGATGGCGATGACAACAAGCTGTACATCGTTCAAGCGCGTCCCGAAACGGTCAAGAGCCGCACTACTGCCAACGTGATGGAGCGTTACCTGCTCAAGGAGCGGGGCGAAGTGCTGGTTGAAGGTCGTGCTATTGGTCAGCGCATTGGTGCGGGACCGGTACGTATCGTCAATGACGTTTCCGAAATGGACAAAGTACAGCCGGGCGACGTGCTGGTCTCCGACATGACCGACCCTGATTGGGAGCCGGTGATGAAGCGCGCCAGCGCCATCGTGACCAATCGCGGCGGTCGTACCTGCCACGCCGCCATCATTGCGCGTGAGCTGGGTATTCCGGCGGTGGTTGGCTGCGGCAACGCGACGACCGAATTGAAGGAAGGTCAGGAAGTCACCGTTTCCTGTGCCGAAGGCGATACCGGCTTGATCTATGCGGGCCAGCTGTCCTTTGATATCAAAAAGAACAGCGTTGACGCCATGCCGCCGATCCCGTTCAAGATCATGATGAACGTCGGTAATCCGGATCGTGCTTTTGATTTTGCGAACCTGCCTAACGAAGGTGTAGGTCTGGCGCGTCTGGAATTCATCATCAACCGCATGATCGGCGTGCACCCCAAGGCGCTGCTCAACTTCGACAGCCTGCCGCCTGACGTCAAGGAAAGCGTGCAGAAACGGATTGCCGGTTACTCCGATCCAGTCGACTTCTACGTCGACAAGTTGGTTGAGGGTATCAGCACCCTGGCTGCGGCCTTCTCGCCGAAGAAAGTTATCGTGCGGATGTCGGACTTCAAGTCCAACGAGTACGCCAACCTGATCGGCGGCAAGCTGTACGAACCGGAAGAAGAAAACCCGATGCTCGGCTTCCGCGGTGCATCACGCTACATCAGTGACTCCTTCCGTGACTGCTTTGAGCTGGAATGCCGCGCCATGAAGCGCGTGCGTGATGAAATGGGTCTGACCAATGTCGAGATCATGATTCCGTTCGTCCGTACTGTTGGCGAAGCCAAACAGGTGGTTGAGTTGCTGGGCGAGAACGGCTTGAAGCGTGGCGAAAACGGCTTGCGTTTGATCATGATGTGCGAGCTGCCGGCTAACGCCCTGCTGGCGGAAGAGTTCCTGGAGCACTTTGACGGCTTCTCCATCGGCTCCAACGATCTGACCCAGCTGACGCTGGGCCTGGACCGCGACTCCGGAATCATCGCGCACCTGTTTGATGAGCGTAACGCGGCGGTGAAGAAGCTGCTGAGCATGGCTATTTCGGCCTGCCGTGATGCCGGCAAGTACATTGGTATTTGCGGTCAGGGTCCTTCGGATCATCCCGATCTGGCGCAATGGCTGATGGATCAGGGCATTGAAAGCGTATCCTTGAACCCTGATTCGGTCATGGACACCTGGTTCTTCCTGGCCGAGAATGCCAAGTAAGATCTATCGCAATCCCGGTTCAAGGAGAACGCCATGCATTATGTAACGCCCGATCTGTGTGATGCCTATCCGGACGTCGACGTAGTCGAGCCCATTTTCAGCAATTTTGGCGGCCACGATTCCTTTGGCGGCGAGATTGTCACCGTGAAATGTCACGAGGACAACTCGATCGTCAAGGAGCAGGTTGACCAGGATGGCACAGGCAAGGTCATGGTGGTAGACGGCGGCGGTTCCTTCCGTCGTGCGCTGCTCGGTGACATGCTGGCCGAGAAAGCGGCCAAGAATGGCTGGGAAGGCATTATCGTGTACGGCTGTGTGCGTGATGTGGATGTTCTGGCGCAAACGCCGCTGGGGATCCAGGCGCTGGCAAGTCACCCAATGAAAACCGACAAGCGCGGCATTGGTGATTTGAATGTGGTGGTAACCTTCGGCGGCGTGACCTTCCGGCCAGGCGAATACGTCTATGCTGATAATAACGGCATTATCGTATCGCCCACCGCGTTGAGCATGCCTGAGTAAGTTGTAAGTCAGGCAGGCAGCACACAATCGAGGGGGAAGGCCGATGTCTTCCCCCTCGGTGCATCTGCAACGCGACTTCCCCGAGGAACTGTACATGTCTGAAGACCCCCTAGAAAGTCGATTGCGTGATCTCCTGCAGGGTGAGCCCAGCGACTTTGGCTCACAGCGTGATGACCGCCGGCTGGATCGCGTTCTGCACAAGGCGCATGTGCGCGGTGGGTTGTTTGATCTGGTCAATCTCTTTGCTCGTTGGGGATGGGTCCTTTCTGAAGGCGGTGCGCGTGGCGCCCGTCACCTCAAGCCGGTGAGTCGAGACGCTACAAAGACCTCACCCCAAGACATCAACCAATAATAGAGACGACCATGGAATTCAACGTCTGGAGTCAGAGCTTCGTTGCAGCCATGACCACTTTGTGGAGCAAGGTTGCTTCCTTTGTGCCTGATTTGATAGCAGCGCTGTTCATTATTCTGCTGGGCTTTGTAATCGCCAAGCTGGTAGATGCCGTACTGAGCAAGGGGCTCGCCAAGATTGGGCTGGACCGCTTGATGGGCGGCGCTGGCGTGAACAAGATGTTGGCGCGGGTCAGCATTACTGCCTCGGTGTCTTCTATTATTGGCAAGATTGCCTACTGGTTCGTTGTGCTTACCTTTCTGGTCTCGGCCGCCGAGTCGCTGGGGCTGGCGCGGGTATCGTCCACGTTGGACGTGTTTACCCTATACCTGCCCAAGGTATTTGGTGCAGCGCTGATTCTGCTTGCCGGCTTACTGTTATCGCATCTGGTCAATGGGGTGGTAAAAGGTGCGGCAGAAAGCATGGGGGTCGATTACGCCAGCGGGCTGGGTCGTTTTGTGCAGGGCCTGCTGGTCATCATCACGGTCTCGTTGGCTATCGGCCAGCTGCAGATAGAAACCGCCTTGCTGAACATGGTCATAGCCATCGTTCTAATCACCTTCGGCACTGCGGCCGCGTTGGCGCTGGGGCTGGGCAGCCGCCATACGGTGAGCCAGATTATTGCGGGTATCTATGTTCGAGAGTTGTACCAGGTCGGGGATCAGATCAAGGTTGGCGAAGTCGAAGGCAGTATTGAAGAAATAGGGACTGTCAAAACCTCGATTTTGACCGATGACGGCCAACTGGTCTCGGTGGCCAATAGCGTTCTGACCACTGAAAATGTGTCACGTTAACCGTGATTGATCCAGCCTCCGAAGCAAAGACGCCCAAGCCTTGACCCCTCGTAAAGAACCTCGCCGGCGTTATAACCCGGCTACGCTGAGTGATGAAGACCTGGTCATCGCGGCAAAAGGTGAACTACTTCACACTACAACTGCGTATGAAGAGCTGATGCGCCGCTACCAGCGTACGTTGTTTAACGTGTGTGCCCGTTACCTGGGGAATGAACGTGACGCGGACGATGTGTGCCAAGAGGTGATGCTCAAAGTTTTACACGGCTTGAAGCAATTTGAGGGGAAAGCCAAATTTAAAACATGGCTTTATAGTATTACCTATAACGAATGCATCACTCAGTACCGCAAAGAGAAACGCAAAAGGCGCCTGCTAGACGCTCTCAGCCTGGACGAGCAAGAAGAGCTCGTCGAGCCAGAATCACCGCTAGCAGAATCACAGGGCCTCAATAAAATGCTGTCGCACGTCAACCCGATTGACCGCGAAATACTAGTTTTGCGATTTATTGCGGAACTTGAGTTCCAAGAAATTGCCAATATTATGCACATGGGCTTAAGTGCGACTAAAATGCGCTACAAGCGTGCCTTGGAAAAATTACGCGATCAGATTGACAGCCCTTTCATATAAGGCTTGTATAGTTATTAGCGTGATTCAGTTATACTGCGTGCGAGTTTTGCGTAAGCTTAACGTCTTAATGGATTTGATGGGGATTCAATGATGAAATTGAAAAACACTGTGGGTCTCGTTGTTGGTTCTGCGATTGCTGCGTCCAGCATTCCTGCTATGGCCATGAGCCAGCAGGGTTCTGTGGAAGTCGAAGCCTTTGCGGATCGTTATTTCACTGACAGCAAGTACGACATGAACGACGGCACCCTGGTGGGTGGTAGCATCGGTTACTTCCTGACCGATGACGTGCTGCTGAATGTCGGCCTGGGTAAGTACAAAAACCTGGAATTTGATGACACCAAAAATGAAGTTGATGGCAGCCTGTTTCAAGTTGAAGCTGTTCACCACTTTGGCGAAAGCAACGTCCGTCCGTATATCTCGGCTGGTTTGGCTCATCAAGAGTTGGAGCCTGAAGGCACCAACATCAATGACCGTACGACCATGGCGATGGCTGGCGTTGGTATCAAAAACTATCTGAACGAAAACTTCTTCGTGAAGGCCGGTGTTGATGCTCTGTACGGTTTTGACCACGGTAACACCGAGTGGCAGGCTGGCGTAGGTCTGGGTATCAACTTTGGCTCCAAGAAAGAAGAAGCCGTAGTTGCAGCTGCCCCGGCACCAATGCCGCAGCCAGAGCCGGCTCCGGAAATGCAGTCAGTTCGCGTTGAGCTTGACGTGCTGTTTGACTTCGACAAGGACACTATTCGTCCTGAGTACCGCCAAGACATCCAGAGCCTGGCTGAGTTCATGAAAACCTACCCATCGGTTACCACTACCGTTGAAGGTCACACTGACTCCGTCGGTAGCGATGCCTACAACCAGAACCTGTCCGAGCGTCGCGCTAATGCAGTTCGCGAAGCGCTGATCGGTGAAGGCGTTGACGGCTCTCGCGTAAGCTCTGCCGGTTATGGCGAATCTCGTCCGATTGCTGACAACTCTACCGACGAAGGCCGTTCCATGAACCGCCGCGTTGAAGCTGAAGTTGAAGCTGAAGTCGAAGTGCGTTAACACCGTGCTTTAATAAAAAACCCGGCTCAGGCCGGGTTTTTTATTGCTTATAAATTAAAGCGCTTAATCGTCTACGGAGTTTACGCCGGGAAAGCGCAGGCGGAAGTCTTCCGGCATAGGGCATACCTTGGACGTGCTGAAGTGATAAAAAACGAAGCCTGACTTCGCCAGGGCCACCAGTTCACCGTCGGCCGCCTTGGTGATCCTGAAGATAATGTCTCCGCCGTAACGGTTAAGGTCCATCAAGCCCACTTCGAAGATCAGAGCATCGCGGGCGAAGGCTTCCCGGCGGTAGGTCGTGGCCAGATCGGTCACGATGATACCAATATCGTTCACGCTGACTTCTTCAATGCCAAACTGGTAGAGAAAGCGAGCCCGAGCCTCCGAAATCATGGATATCATCGAATCATTGGCCAGGTGCTTGCCTGAGTTGATGTCGGTGATGCGTACCGTCAACTGGGTAGTGAAGTAGAACTGGTTTTCGGGGAACTCGAGGTGCAGACGTGCCATAGCGAATAAAGCCTTGTTACTTGGGAGGGGAGGTGCAGGAGTCGCGCATTCTACCCGAGGTAAAACCCGCACGATAGATAAAAAAAGACCGCCGGTTAGGCGGTCTTTTTCACACCAAGGATGCCAGGCATCCGAGGAATCAGCGGCTATTAACCAAACTGGTTCATGGTGTTGTCTTTGCCACCCGCTTTCAGGGCAGCTTCACCAGCGAAGTACTCTTTATGGTTGTCACCGATGTCGGAGCCAGCCATGTTCTGGTGCTTGACGCAGGCGATACCCTGACGGATTTCCTGACGCTGAACGCCCTTGACGTATGCCAGCATGCCTTCCTTGTCGAAGTAACCTTTTGCCAGGTTGTCGGTAGACAGCGCAGCAGTGTGGTAAGTCGGCAGGGTGATCAGGTGGTGGAAGATACCGGCTTCGCGGGCTGCATCAGCCTGGAAGGTACGGATCTTCTCGTCAGCAACCTGAGCCAGTTCGGTTTCGTCATACTCAACGCTCATCAGCTTGGCGCGGTCGTAGGCAGAAACATCCTTGCCTTCTTCAACCATGGCATCAAATACTTGCTGACGGAAGTTCAGTGTCCAGTTGAAGGACGGGCTGTTGTTGTAAACCAGCTTGGCGTTGGGAACCACTTCGCGGATACGGTTAACCATGTCAGCGATCTGGCCAACG
This region includes:
- a CDS encoding GGDEF domain-containing protein, whose product is MSTMFALHRFKLLALLLLANGGALLYLSLGDLKPMAIWSWTDIAGEGGSALLVLVWAGLLLKGRPAGRVTNLLFFGLACLFFSLWMDSLDEFIALPESLTLDHWLESAPMPLGFALLTLGIYHWHCEQLAISAQMINRERHFREHRLFDKVTPLGDAGYFRRQLQQALPAAQANSEPLSLVMLDIDDFSAINRSYGHREGDRVLQLVAQQILLNLRSHDLLCRLAGDRFIVLLPATLEAQALTLAQELQQSIAHLALKSAGQGERLQLRATTVALMARQEEADALLKRLNIVMARAKQAPQLRQAQV
- the ppsR gene encoding posphoenolpyruvate synthetase regulatory kinase/phosphorylase PpsR, translated to MKRTAFFISDGTGITAETLGQSLLAQFENIQFIKLLRPYVDTVEKARDMVQQINAAAEKDAARPIIFDTVVNNEIRQELAKSSGYMIDIFSTFLAPLEQELGDGSSYSVGKTHSIQHNTHYKDRIDAVHYAMDNDDGARTHHYAQADIILVGVSRCGKTPSCLYMALQYGIRAANYPLTEDDMESLQLPKALKQNKAKLFGLTIDAERLAGIRNERRPNSRYSSFAQCEFEVREVENLFRKENIPYINSTHFSVEEISAKILMQMGIERRLK
- the ppsA gene encoding phosphoenolpyruvate synthase; translated protein: MLEYVVSFEQLGVDDVERVGGKNASLGEMISNLANAGVSVPGGFATTADAYREFLEQSGLNDRINAALDKLDVDDVNALAQTGAQIRQWIMDADFPPALDKAIRDEFAKLSDGNPNLAVAVRSSATAEDLPDASFAGQQETFLNIRGVDNVIYAAKEVFASLFNDRAISYRVHQGFDHKLVALSAGVQRMVRSETGTAGVMFTLDTESGFRDVVFITGAYGLGETVVQGAVNPDEFYVHKPTLAAGRPSILRRNLGSKAIKMIYGDEAKAGRSVKTVDVDLAERSRFCLSDAEIVNLSKQAVIIEQHYGRPMDIEWAKDGDDNKLYIVQARPETVKSRTTANVMERYLLKERGEVLVEGRAIGQRIGAGPVRIVNDVSEMDKVQPGDVLVSDMTDPDWEPVMKRASAIVTNRGGRTCHAAIIARELGIPAVVGCGNATTELKEGQEVTVSCAEGDTGLIYAGQLSFDIKKNSVDAMPPIPFKIMMNVGNPDRAFDFANLPNEGVGLARLEFIINRMIGVHPKALLNFDSLPPDVKESVQKRIAGYSDPVDFYVDKLVEGISTLAAAFSPKKVIVRMSDFKSNEYANLIGGKLYEPEEENPMLGFRGASRYISDSFRDCFELECRAMKRVRDEMGLTNVEIMIPFVRTVGEAKQVVELLGENGLKRGENGLRLIMMCELPANALLAEEFLEHFDGFSIGSNDLTQLTLGLDRDSGIIAHLFDERNAAVKKLLSMAISACRDAGKYIGICGQGPSDHPDLAQWLMDQGIESVSLNPDSVMDTWFFLAENAK
- a CDS encoding CrfX protein, whose translation is MSSPSVHLQRDFPEELYMSEDPLESRLRDLLQGEPSDFGSQRDDRRLDRVLHKAHVRGGLFDLVNLFARWGWVLSEGGARGARHLKPVSRDATKTSPQDINQ
- the sigX gene encoding RNA polymerase sigma factor SigX, producing MTPRKEPRRRYNPATLSDEDLVIAAKGELLHTTTAYEELMRRYQRTLFNVCARYLGNERDADDVCQEVMLKVLHGLKQFEGKAKFKTWLYSITYNECITQYRKEKRKRRLLDALSLDEQEELVEPESPLAESQGLNKMLSHVNPIDREILVLRFIAELEFQEIANIMHMGLSATKMRYKRALEKLRDQIDSPFI
- a CDS encoding OmpA family protein, coding for MKLKNTVGLVVGSAIAASSIPAMAMSQQGSVEVEAFADRYFTDSKYDMNDGTLVGGSIGYFLTDDVLLNVGLGKYKNLEFDDTKNEVDGSLFQVEAVHHFGESNVRPYISAGLAHQELEPEGTNINDRTTMAMAGVGIKNYLNENFFVKAGVDALYGFDHGNTEWQAGVGLGINFGSKKEEAVVAAAPAPMPQPEPAPEMQSVRVELDVLFDFDKDTIRPEYRQDIQSLAEFMKTYPSVTTTVEGHTDSVGSDAYNQNLSERRANAVREALIGEGVDGSRVSSAGYGESRPIADNSTDEGRSMNRRVEAEVEAEVEVR
- a CDS encoding acyl-CoA thioesterase codes for the protein MARLHLEFPENQFYFTTQLTVRITDINSGKHLANDSMISMISEARARFLYQFGIEEVSVNDIGIIVTDLATTYRREAFARDALIFEVGLMDLNRYGGDIIFRITKAADGELVALAKSGFVFYHFSTSKVCPMPEDFRLRFPGVNSVDD
- the rraA gene encoding ribonuclease E activity regulator RraA produces the protein MHYVTPDLCDAYPDVDVVEPIFSNFGGHDSFGGEIVTVKCHEDNSIVKEQVDQDGTGKVMVVDGGGSFRRALLGDMLAEKAAKNGWEGIIVYGCVRDVDVLAQTPLGIQALASHPMKTDKRGIGDLNVVVTFGGVTFRPGEYVYADNNGIIVSPTALSMPE
- a CDS encoding mechanosensitive ion channel family protein: MEFNVWSQSFVAAMTTLWSKVASFVPDLIAALFIILLGFVIAKLVDAVLSKGLAKIGLDRLMGGAGVNKMLARVSITASVSSIIGKIAYWFVVLTFLVSAAESLGLARVSSTLDVFTLYLPKVFGAALILLAGLLLSHLVNGVVKGAAESMGVDYASGLGRFVQGLLVIITVSLAIGQLQIETALLNMVIAIVLITFGTAAALALGLGSRHTVSQIIAGIYVRELYQVGDQIKVGEVEGSIEEIGTVKTSILTDDGQLVSVANSVLTTENVSR
- a CDS encoding AraC family transcriptional regulator codes for the protein MSTAVWLDSEARFIAARGQPACLIDLALSRGIDSHRLLKGTGLFYEDLLEHDPLITARQFHRLIDNARQLLAADDSAFLFGQQLLPGHYGATSNLLLQADTVLQALQQLQRFKALLSPLCAPVIRIDEQSLYLYWLDSFDSGKNRQFMVDASMTAVTALCRQVCGHALPWQYHLMQAEPVYVEQYWVHLGEHLHFNSPTSFMRLPREHLITRAGQASAVLGRIAEQQSLQQLSALTAPQSLTDGLFDYLCEHISGLAGLEQVAADFAMSAATFKRRLQREGTHFQAQLDRARTLIATDLYLRRGFSNEAVASYLHFNDRTNFRRFLKRLTGRSPNDLRQFLGH